A window of Betaproteobacteria bacterium genomic DNA:
TCTGGCGAACGCCTTCGGCTGCCGGTCTTCGGCCGCCGCGAAGCGAGCAGGGCGTCCGCGGCAAGCCAGCCCGTCGCGGAACCCGGAACCGGCGCCGCAGCGAGGGACCATGGTCCCGGCGAAGACGACCCGGCGCCGGACGCCGAGAGTCTGCCGACGGGACGGCCGCCGGGTGGCTGGAGGGATGCCGGGAACGGGCTCGCTCACCCCTGCACTGCTCAGGGTGATGCGGCAGGACGGATGCCGCGACCCTAGCGGCTTATGCGATTGCGGCCGCGATCCTTGGCACGGTAGAGCGCCTGATCCGCGGCGAGCACCACGGAATCGGCGGTGGAATTGCGGACATCCCGTTCCGCGATGCCGATGCTCACGGTGACCTGCAGAGAGGCCATGCGGGCACCCTGCCCGCGACGGACGTGCCCTGTATCGGCATGGCCAGGCCTGTCGTCCGCGCGTACCTGCATGCGGTAGTCCTCGATGCACGCGCGCAACGTCTCAAGGTGCGGCACCGCTTCACGCACGCTCTTTCCCGGGAAGACCACCGCGAATTCCTCGCCTCCGAAACGATAGGCACGCGCGTTGCCGCCCACCTTGGCGAGATGCGACGCGATCATCCGCAGCACCTGGTCTCCCGTGTCGTGACCGAACTTGTCGTTGACCCGCTTGAAGTGGTCGACATCCACCATTGCAATGGCGAACCGGTCGCCCAGCGAGAGCAATTTCTCGTTGAAGGCACGGCGGCCGCCGAGACCGGTCAGTTCGTCCGCGAACGCGAACCGGTGGGCATCCTGCAGCACGCCAATCATGAGGCCCAGCGCCGCGGTGCCAAATGCAAGCCCGACGGCGTAGGGAACGTACGAGAGGCTACCCGCCACACCTACCGCTCCGGCCACCATGACCAGCGACGCATCGATGGCCCCGCCTCGCAGCTTCAGGGAGACGACGTTGACACCCAGGGCAATGCCTATGGCCAGGAGCGCCGCCGACGGAAGCGACG
This region includes:
- a CDS encoding diguanylate cyclase, which encodes MQAFSATQPHGVGQLPPVASSHRGLQFAAIQLLLLVSSLALLPFVPSLPRELAGLHHYGPFLVFASAGAIAIAFNRGRVALAVASQSAAYALHSAGALQSSPLQFSAVFVVLPLMVAAIAAARERGIASLHTMRRAGVLLAVTAVMAWLVSNGGWAWVHRVAPALMAPAAGTSLPSAALLAIGIALGVNVVSLKLRGGAIDASLVMVAGAVGVAGSLSYVPYAVGLAFGTAALGLMIGVLQDAHRFAFADELTGLGGRRAFNEKLLSLGDRFAIAMVDVDHFKRVNDKFGHDTGDQVLRMIASHLAKVGGNARAYRFGGEEFAVVFPGKSVREAVPHLETLRACIEDYRMQVRADDRPGHADTGHVRRGQGARMASLQVTVSIGIAERDVRNSTADSVVLAADQALYRAKDRGRNRISR